A genome region from Brooklawnia propionicigenes includes the following:
- a CDS encoding NlpC/P60 family protein, giving the protein MKAIAWTLALSLGVLLTVPLALVLFVTTLATRAVAMNTCTPPASAIGLPQPGSPRQASLHNPPTEIPAAVLALYEAAATRYGLPWTLLAAVGMEETNHGRNNATSSAGARGLMQFMPATFASYGVDGNGDGGAVITDDADSIHSAANYLVASGALLGPDGVRKALFAYNHALWYVNDVLYYAAAYSGGDVAENPCVTDDTDTTGTPLTGTGPATDAVNAALRWLGTRYSWGGGTPSGPSTGICCSPGGQDGRVVTGFDCSGLVLYAYAQIGIRLPHLAHDITYNSGGQVIPRDFAQMRPGDVIGFSYTPGGRVFHAGIYMGDGRMVNSDGSGVSLDALTTGYYSRLVWRVVRFVG; this is encoded by the coding sequence ATGAAGGCGATTGCTTGGACCCTCGCACTCTCACTCGGCGTCCTGCTCACCGTCCCGCTCGCGTTGGTGTTGTTCGTCACGACGCTCGCCACCCGGGCGGTCGCAATGAACACCTGCACCCCGCCGGCGTCCGCGATCGGTCTGCCGCAGCCCGGCAGCCCTCGTCAGGCGAGCCTGCACAACCCGCCGACCGAGATCCCCGCCGCCGTGCTCGCGCTCTACGAGGCAGCCGCGACCCGGTACGGGCTGCCCTGGACGCTGCTCGCCGCGGTCGGCATGGAGGAGACCAACCACGGCCGCAACAACGCCACCTCCAGCGCCGGCGCTCGCGGACTCATGCAGTTCATGCCGGCCACGTTCGCCTCCTACGGGGTCGACGGCAACGGCGACGGTGGGGCGGTCATCACCGACGACGCCGACAGCATCCACTCCGCGGCCAACTACCTGGTCGCCTCGGGTGCGCTGTTGGGGCCGGACGGCGTCCGGAAGGCCCTGTTCGCCTACAACCACGCGCTCTGGTACGTCAATGACGTCCTCTACTACGCGGCCGCCTACAGCGGTGGCGACGTCGCCGAGAACCCGTGCGTCACCGACGACACGGACACCACCGGCACACCCTTGACCGGCACCGGCCCGGCGACGGACGCCGTCAACGCCGCCCTCCGCTGGCTCGGCACCCGCTACAGCTGGGGCGGCGGCACCCCCAGCGGACCCTCAACCGGAATCTGCTGCTCACCCGGCGGCCAGGACGGGCGCGTCGTCACCGGGTTCGACTGCTCCGGCCTCGTGCTGTACGCCTACGCCCAGATCGGGATCCGCCTGCCACACCTGGCCCACGACATCACCTACAACTCCGGCGGCCAGGTGATCCCGAGGGACTTCGCGCAGATGAGGCCGGGAGACGTGATCGGCTTCTCGTACACGCCCGGAGGACGCGTGTTCCACGCCGGCATCTACATGGGCGACGGCCGCATGGTGAACTCCGACGGCAGCGGCGTTTCCTTGGACGCCCTTACCACCGGGTACTACAGCCGCCTCGTGTGGCGCGTGGTCCGGTTCGTCGGGTAG
- a CDS encoding DEAD/DEAH box helicase, which produces MDSFQFYKNPAIRDWVRGKRREGRLLYREPFLTLAKPFEDGASLQALVDDGVLDSGVLGVFTRKPGDPGSGPVSPFAHQEQAVRQVMAGHNTAVTTGTGSGKSFTFYMPIVSTALSVAAARQVGVLRRPVAVIIYPMNALANSQYEDIAARLAGTGLTVCNYTGSLKVTGEAALKDFKQLTGRDTPYDSEVIDRGTLHTKGCDILLTNFKMLEYALVRREDAALFDTLGDEGRLRYLVLDEMHTYSGHQGADMALLVRRFKARTGTAGTLRCVGTSATVDSGDPAEARATIAEFAGRLFGEPFDPDHVVGESYGKQETLDPAGLYLPDQVIGEDAFAVAMSAETDEEAADLLGAALLDGPVSPDAVRASRPVAWVERALWGGVVSFTELEDRYLAEVRPGFSREDARREIEAAVVLGSSVKTPGPKGDDVGLLTPKAHAFFSQGLPVTRCLRSTDLPHLSEQGESTCRQCVEDAHVEDVPSYPIVFCQACGQDYYVAQDDGHHLLTRDFLAAAENGSAVYVMTDEWDEDAVPLDPNDVKKDGTARKGREGAVPRSRVVCGTCGELGAGCGHDTTVGAVTVTAPLLLCPSCGVRYDGTHSEYNKFFQVGTVGRATATDVLVEAMLDEQDRTPKPSVMAFTDNQQDSSFQAAHLRSMSRRFHVRRALVGGLVAKGAITPADALDTGEVADAAYKAMEATNTVPPFSRASGEQAGFAPDAASGKAKGRYLRYLKTAVLLETSGGPRKSQPNLEDTGLVVVDYAGFSAGQVASVVAGLDGFPMIRAYAESDPNLTEDLFRVILDLVRRDHAVASDNEDGPSAAFVEPGRFNSDVLEQLDTRCYFHSGQEIPLRRTVFHEKRDSNRRINYRRLAGKVNVDGSDAPQTTKLTRWLKAEAGLPQDAAGSAAAKTIIREAAAVLAKFGYLVTAEDGYVLNEEKVRYWHTPDAQGFRCVRCSARWNLSRPRACPRCVKSKVQEDRPGRDDFFRAAYLAPLDEKVKVEAEEHTGSLDGDQRKVIETRFKDQAADLNVLVCTPTMELGVDIGTLSAVYMRNVPPSPANYAQRQGRAGRAAQPSAVVTFCAAQGRAASHDQYFFKRPERIIAGKIAAPRFLLDNRALVEAHANAIVLGAYAQVHGDLPKEIDAWTRLDEGIGGLNDETRDQIAGYVSGHREALVASIAGAFADVLDEADTVTEADVTDMVDRFVDRLDAAMAALVDYSAELKTELDELNAQGDKGQLDKTGKRRRDAVEAIRGSIRRGEGDYHPLSWLAQRGFLPSYAFPRKAVMLRFSDRERARVRSRSIALREFAPGNSIYHLGKRYQVTKVASGRDAEANTVPVYLCTCGHYLERDAVGTHQKCPSCDQPLTGDRKFDNAMPVADQFAVQRDNVGADTEERLRQGYQVESAYRLPKLGVRQGLVHAADGTELAVTFARAGHVMQANLGLMRSNGNFSLCARCRQWNPDPVDHYSAQSECLPVQDNLIQNVVIFNDGLHDLALLDVKAPGGADPDVYAYTLAYALMAAMGTHFGVEESELNGTVFPVPGQAQGRRILLFETDEGGIGVLDRMTDPAAWQSVARRALDILHVNADGTEADDACLESCYECLRSFYNQWHHEKMDRTLAVDLLRALADRTELDLSPASADWDDVISTFDSKTEENMVQLLRDAGMPAPTQAHVGLPHGHPVASADLFYTGDGLHLAVFLDGGVHDGKVQTKIDASRRQQLKDLGYSVLEIHHNQVEIGIESLRQRLNL; this is translated from the coding sequence GTGGACTCGTTCCAGTTCTACAAGAACCCGGCGATCCGAGACTGGGTAAGGGGCAAGCGCAGGGAGGGCCGTCTGCTCTACCGGGAACCGTTCCTGACGTTGGCGAAGCCGTTCGAAGACGGCGCTTCCCTGCAAGCACTGGTGGACGACGGTGTTCTCGACTCGGGTGTATTGGGGGTGTTCACTAGGAAGCCGGGCGACCCGGGTTCTGGACCGGTGTCGCCGTTCGCGCATCAGGAGCAGGCGGTCCGGCAGGTCATGGCCGGTCACAACACGGCGGTGACCACGGGGACCGGATCTGGCAAATCGTTCACGTTCTACATGCCGATCGTGTCCACCGCGCTATCAGTCGCCGCGGCCCGGCAAGTGGGGGTGCTGCGGCGTCCGGTGGCGGTGATCATCTATCCGATGAACGCGCTGGCGAACAGCCAGTACGAGGACATCGCGGCCCGGCTGGCGGGCACTGGGCTGACGGTGTGCAACTACACGGGCAGCCTCAAAGTTACCGGCGAAGCAGCGTTGAAGGACTTCAAGCAGTTGACGGGCCGGGACACCCCGTACGACAGCGAGGTGATCGATCGGGGCACGCTGCACACCAAGGGCTGCGACATCCTGCTCACCAACTTCAAGATGTTGGAGTACGCGCTCGTCCGCAGGGAGGACGCCGCCCTGTTCGACACGCTCGGCGATGAGGGCCGGCTGCGGTACCTCGTGCTGGACGAGATGCACACCTACTCGGGCCACCAGGGTGCCGACATGGCGCTGCTCGTCCGCCGGTTCAAGGCACGGACGGGCACCGCTGGGACGCTGCGGTGCGTGGGCACGTCCGCGACGGTCGACTCGGGTGATCCGGCGGAGGCGCGTGCGACGATCGCGGAGTTCGCGGGGCGCCTGTTCGGTGAGCCGTTCGACCCGGACCACGTGGTGGGCGAGTCGTACGGGAAGCAGGAGACCCTCGACCCAGCCGGTCTGTACCTGCCCGATCAGGTGATCGGGGAGGACGCGTTCGCTGTGGCCATGTCCGCCGAGACGGACGAGGAGGCCGCCGACCTGTTGGGCGCGGCGTTGTTGGATGGGCCGGTCAGCCCGGACGCGGTGCGCGCGAGCCGGCCGGTCGCGTGGGTGGAACGCGCCCTGTGGGGCGGGGTCGTGTCCTTCACCGAGTTGGAGGATCGATACCTGGCGGAGGTCCGGCCCGGCTTCTCGCGCGAGGACGCGCGGCGGGAGATCGAGGCCGCGGTCGTGCTGGGCTCCTCGGTGAAGACCCCGGGTCCGAAGGGCGACGACGTGGGCCTGCTGACCCCGAAGGCGCACGCGTTCTTCTCCCAAGGGCTGCCTGTGACCCGGTGCCTGCGGTCGACAGACCTACCGCACCTGTCCGAGCAGGGCGAGTCCACGTGCCGGCAGTGCGTCGAGGACGCCCACGTGGAGGACGTGCCCTCCTACCCGATCGTGTTCTGCCAGGCGTGCGGACAGGACTACTACGTCGCACAGGACGACGGCCACCACCTGCTGACACGCGATTTCCTCGCCGCGGCGGAGAACGGGTCCGCCGTGTACGTGATGACGGACGAGTGGGACGAGGACGCCGTGCCCCTCGACCCGAACGACGTGAAGAAGGACGGGACTGCGCGGAAGGGCCGCGAGGGTGCGGTGCCGCGAAGTCGGGTCGTCTGCGGAACGTGCGGCGAGCTCGGCGCCGGCTGCGGCCACGACACGACTGTGGGCGCGGTGACGGTGACGGCCCCGCTGTTGCTGTGCCCGTCCTGCGGTGTCCGCTACGACGGGACCCACTCGGAGTACAACAAGTTCTTCCAGGTCGGCACGGTCGGCAGGGCGACCGCCACGGACGTGCTCGTGGAGGCCATGCTGGACGAGCAGGACCGCACGCCGAAGCCCTCGGTGATGGCGTTCACGGACAACCAGCAGGACTCGTCGTTCCAGGCGGCCCACCTGCGTTCCATGTCCCGGCGGTTCCACGTCCGCCGGGCCCTCGTCGGCGGGTTGGTCGCGAAGGGCGCGATCACGCCCGCCGACGCGCTGGACACGGGCGAGGTCGCCGACGCCGCGTACAAGGCGATGGAGGCCACGAACACGGTGCCGCCGTTCTCCCGCGCCTCGGGCGAACAGGCCGGGTTCGCACCGGACGCCGCGTCCGGGAAGGCGAAGGGACGATACCTGCGGTACCTCAAGACCGCCGTGCTGTTGGAAACCAGCGGCGGCCCTCGCAAGTCGCAGCCGAACTTGGAGGACACGGGTCTCGTCGTCGTGGACTACGCCGGATTTAGCGCAGGGCAGGTCGCGTCCGTGGTCGCCGGGCTCGACGGCTTCCCCATGATCCGCGCGTACGCCGAGTCCGACCCCAACCTGACCGAGGACCTGTTCCGGGTCATTCTCGACCTGGTCCGCCGCGACCACGCCGTCGCCTCTGACAACGAGGACGGGCCGTCGGCCGCGTTCGTGGAGCCGGGCCGGTTCAACAGCGACGTGCTCGAACAGCTCGACACGCGCTGCTACTTCCACTCCGGCCAGGAGATCCCTCTGCGCCGGACCGTGTTCCACGAGAAGCGCGACTCGAACCGGCGGATCAACTACCGGCGGCTGGCCGGGAAAGTGAATGTGGACGGGTCGGACGCCCCGCAGACCACGAAGCTCACCCGCTGGCTGAAGGCCGAAGCCGGGCTGCCGCAGGACGCGGCCGGCAGCGCTGCGGCGAAGACGATCATCCGGGAGGCCGCCGCAGTCCTCGCCAAGTTCGGGTACCTCGTGACCGCCGAGGACGGGTACGTCCTCAACGAGGAGAAGGTCCGCTACTGGCACACCCCGGACGCGCAGGGGTTCCGGTGCGTCCGCTGCTCGGCACGGTGGAACCTGTCGAGGCCACGCGCATGCCCGCGATGCGTGAAGTCCAAGGTGCAGGAGGACCGGCCCGGCCGGGACGACTTCTTCCGCGCCGCATACCTCGCCCCGCTGGACGAGAAGGTGAAGGTCGAAGCCGAAGAGCACACGGGCAGCCTCGACGGCGACCAGCGAAAGGTCATCGAGACGCGGTTCAAGGACCAGGCCGCCGACCTGAACGTTCTCGTGTGCACGCCCACGATGGAGCTCGGCGTGGACATCGGCACGCTGTCAGCGGTCTACATGCGGAATGTGCCCCCGTCGCCCGCGAACTACGCCCAACGGCAGGGCCGCGCCGGTCGTGCCGCGCAGCCCTCGGCTGTCGTTACCTTCTGCGCCGCCCAAGGCCGGGCCGCGTCCCACGACCAGTACTTCTTCAAGCGGCCTGAACGGATCATCGCCGGCAAGATTGCCGCGCCCCGGTTCCTGCTGGACAACCGCGCGCTGGTGGAGGCCCACGCGAACGCCATCGTGCTCGGCGCCTACGCGCAGGTCCACGGCGACCTGCCGAAGGAGATCGACGCGTGGACTCGCCTTGACGAGGGCATCGGCGGACTGAACGACGAGACCCGCGACCAGATCGCCGGCTACGTCTCGGGCCACCGTGAGGCGCTTGTCGCGTCGATCGCCGGTGCGTTCGCAGACGTGCTCGACGAGGCGGACACGGTCACCGAAGCTGATGTGACCGACATGGTGGACAGGTTCGTGGACAGGCTCGACGCAGCCATGGCGGCGCTCGTGGACTACTCCGCAGAACTGAAGACCGAGCTGGACGAGCTGAACGCCCAAGGCGACAAGGGGCAGCTCGACAAGACCGGGAAGCGCCGCCGTGACGCAGTGGAGGCAATCCGCGGGTCCATCCGCCGCGGCGAAGGCGACTACCACCCGCTGTCGTGGCTGGCGCAGCGCGGTTTCCTGCCCAGCTACGCGTTCCCCCGGAAGGCGGTCATGCTCCGGTTCAGCGACCGGGAACGCGCACGCGTCCGATCGCGGTCGATTGCGTTGCGCGAGTTCGCGCCGGGCAACAGCATCTACCACCTCGGCAAGCGTTATCAGGTGACCAAGGTGGCGTCTGGCCGGGACGCCGAGGCGAACACGGTCCCCGTCTACCTGTGCACGTGCGGTCACTACCTCGAACGAGACGCTGTTGGCACCCACCAGAAGTGCCCGTCTTGCGACCAGCCGCTCACGGGGGATCGGAAGTTCGACAACGCCATGCCCGTGGCCGACCAGTTCGCAGTCCAACGCGACAACGTGGGCGCCGACACCGAAGAACGACTCCGTCAGGGCTACCAGGTCGAGTCGGCGTACAGGCTGCCGAAGCTGGGCGTCCGTCAGGGACTCGTCCATGCGGCAGACGGCACCGAGCTCGCGGTCACGTTCGCGCGGGCTGGGCATGTCATGCAGGCCAACCTCGGGTTGATGCGCTCGAACGGCAACTTCAGCCTTTGCGCGCGTTGCCGGCAGTGGAACCCCGACCCGGTCGACCACTACAGCGCTCAGAGCGAGTGCCTGCCCGTCCAGGACAACCTGATCCAGAACGTCGTCATCTTCAACGACGGCCTGCACGACCTGGCCCTTCTAGACGTTAAAGCCCCCGGTGGCGCAGACCCGGACGTGTATGCGTACACGCTCGCGTATGCGCTGATGGCCGCGATGGGAACCCACTTCGGCGTCGAGGAGTCCGAACTCAACGGCACTGTGTTCCCCGTCCCCGGCCAGGCGCAAGGCCGCCGGATCCTGCTTTTCGAGACCGACGAGGGCGGTATCGGCGTCCTCGACCGGATGACCGACCCGGCCGCGTGGCAGTCCGTTGCCCGCCGAGCACTCGACATCCTGCACGTGAACGCCGACGGGACCGAAGCCGACGACGCATGTTTGGAGTCCTGCTACGAGTGCCTGCGCAGCTTCTACAACCAGTGGCACCACGAGAAGATGGACCGCACACTCGCAGTCGACCTGCTCCGCGCGCTCGCTGACCGGACCGAACTCGACCTGTCACCTGCGTCCGCCGACTGGGATGACGTGATCTCCACGTTCGACTCCAAGACCGAGGAGAACATGGTCCAGCTTCTGCGCGATGCCGGCATGCCCGCCCCCACGCAGGCCCACGTCGGGCTCCCGCACGGTCACCCCGTCGCGTCCGCCGACCTGTTCTACACCGGCGACGGCCTGCACCTGGCTGTATTCCTCGACGGCGGCGTCCACGATGGCAAGGTCCAGACCAAGATCGACGCCAGCCGTCGGCAGCAACTGAAGGACCTCGGCTACAGCGTCCTGGAAATCCACCACAACCAGGTCGAGATCGGGATCGAATCCCTCCGGCAACGCCTCAATCTGTAG